ATACCCGCCTGTGGACCGAAGTGAAGACCGGCAAGTAGGTGCCGACCGTTGGTCGGCACGCTTTCTGGTAGGGCCGACCAACGGTCGGCCTCCACCAAGCAGAAAAACGGAGGCCAACGGCCTCCGTTTTTTTTGCTTCTGCTTCTGCTCTGCCGTTGACCTCCTGTCCGCCCCCGGCTCTGCACCCTGCCAACCGGGAACTCATCGCCGGCACGCGACAAACGCTTTCACCTCACCTCCTCACCCCTTCCCCTACCGTCCCGTATGGCACCGACCACCGCCACGACGAGACAATGACCGACCACCCCCCGCGCACCGACGCCCCCACCGACGAAGCCCCCTCCACCCACGAGGACAAGCCTTCGCCGCTGAAGAACCCCAAGGTCCGCTGGACCCTGGCCATCATCGGCGCCGTCGTGGTCATCGCCCTGGTCGCCTGGCTCATCTACCACCTGCTGGTCGGCCGCTACCTGCAGGACACCAACAACGCCTACCTGCAGGCCGACGCCGTCGCCGTCGCCCCGCGCATCAACGGCTACGTCACCGAAGTGCTGGTGCACGACAACCAGTGGGTCAAGGCCGGCGAACCGCTGCTGCGCATCGACCCGCGCACCTACCGCGCCACCCTGGACCAGGCCGAAGCGGTGATCGCCGTGCGCGAAGCCGACATCGCCGCCGCTGCCGCCGGCGTGCAGGGCCAGCAGTCCAGCCTGCTGCAGGCGCGCACCCAGCTCACCGCCGCCACCGCCTCGCTGCGCTTCGGCAAGGCCGAGCTGGCCCGCTTCACCCCGCTGGCCGCCAGCGGCGCCGACACCCACGAACACGTGGAAAGCCTGCGCCACGACGTCGAACGCGCGCAGGCCCAGTACGATGCGGCCAAGGCGCAGATCCAGGGCGCGCAGAGCCAGATCGAGGCCAGCCAGGCGCAGCTGGAACAGGCCAACGCTGGCCTGAAGCAGGCCCAGGCCGATGCCGCGCAGGCCCGCGTCGCCTTCGAGGACACCGAGCTGCGCGCGCGCATCGATGGCCGCGTCGGCAACAAGACCGTGCAGGTCGGCCAGTTCGTCGCCGCCGGCACCCGTACCATGACCATCGTGCCGGTCGAATCGCTGTACCTGAGCGCCAACTTCAAGGAAACCCAGGTCGGCCTGATGCGCGCCGGGCAGCCGGCCGAGATCAAGGTCGACGCGCTGCCGGGCACCACCCTGCATGGCACGGTGGAAAGCATCTCGCCGGGCACCGGCTCGCAGTTCGCGCTGCTGCCGCCGCAGAACGCCACCGGCAACTTCACCAAGGTCGTGCAGCGCGTGCCGGTGCGCATCCGCGTGGACGCCGGTGCCGAGGCGCGCAAGGTGCTGGTGCCGGGCATGTCGGTGGAAGTGACCGTCGATACGCGCAATGCCAAGGATGCGCGCGCGCGCACGAAAGACGAGGCCGAGGCTACGGCCGCGCCGGCGCGATGAACGCCACCACCGCCCCTGCAGCGCCCGCCGCCGAGGGCAAGGCCGATGCCGGTGCCTGGCTGGCCGTGGCGGCCGGCACCATCGGCTCGTTCATGGCCACGCTGGACATCTCCATCGTCAACGCGGCGCTGCCCACCATCCAGGGCGAGGTCGGCGCCAGCGGCACCGAAGGCACCTGGATCTCCACCGCCTTCCTGGTCTCGGAAATCGTGATGATTCCGCTGACCGGCTGGTTCGTGCGCACGCTGGGCCTGCGCACCTTCCTGCTGATCTGCGCCACGCTGTTCACCGCGTTCTCGGTGATGTGTGGCCTGGCCGATTCGCTGCCGATGATGATCGCCGGCCGGGTAGGGCAGGGCTTTGCCGGCGGTGCGCTGATTCCCACCGCGCTGACCATCGTCGGCACACGGCTGCCACCGAAGCAGCAGCCGCTGGGCACCGCGCTGTTCGGCATGACCGTCATTCTCGGGCCGGTGATCGGCCCGCTCCTGGGCGGCTGGCTGACCGAGAACGTCAGCTGGCACTACGCCTTCTTCATCAACGTACCGATCTGTGCCGGACTGGTGGCCTTGCTGCTGCTCGGCCTGCCGCATGAAAAATCGAACTGGGGCGGGCTGCTGCGTGCGGACTGGCTGGGCATCATCGGCATGACCGCCGGCCTGTCCGCGCTGACCGTGGTACTGGAAGACGGCCAGCGCGAGCGCTGGTTCGAATCGACGATGATCGTGGTGCTCAGCCTTGTCTCGCTGCTGGGGTTTGCCCTGCTCGCGCTTTCGCAGTTCACCAGCAAGGCGCCGGTGATCCGCCTCAACATCCTCTTCCAGCGCAGTTTCGGCGCGGTGTTCGTGATGGTGATGGCGGTGGGCATGATCCTGTTCGGGGTCATGTACATGATCCCGCAGTTCCTGGCGATCATCGCCGGCTACAACACCGAGCAGGCCGGCTACGTTCTGCTGCTGGCCGGCCTGCCGACCATCCTGCTGATGCCGATGATGCCGAAGATGCTGGAAACGGTGGACGTGCGCATCATGGTGTTCGGCGGCATGCTGTGCTTCGCCGCCGCCTGCTTCGTCAACCTCGGGCTGACCCCGGACAGCATCGGCCCGCACTTCGTCATCGGCCAGCTGCTGCAGGGCTGCGGCCTGGCGCTGGCGATGATGGCGCTGAACCAGGCGGCCATCACCTCGGTGCCGCGCGAATACACCAGTGATGCCTCGGGCCTGTTCAACGCCGCGCGCAACCTTGGCGGCTCGATCGGCCTGGCGATCATTTCCACGTTCCAGGAACGCCGCGCGACCCTGCACATCGATGCGATCGGCAGCAGCGTCACCTCCAATTCAACCATCGCCCAGGACGCGCTGCATGCCTATGGCCAGCAGCTGGGTGATGCCACGCAGGCGATGGCGGTGCTGGCGCAGACGGTGCAGATGCAGGCGATGGTGATGGCCTACAACGACCTGTTCTGGATCTTCGGCCTGATCGTGGTGGCGACCCTGCCGCTGGTGTTCCTGCTCAAGCCCCTGCCCAAGGGCGTTCCATTGGCGATGCACTGATGAATTTGACGACCCTCACCACCTCCCTTCGCCCGCACCGCCTGTGGCCGGCCACCCTGCCGCTGCTGCTGGCCGGCTGCATGCTGGGCCCGGATTACGTGAAGCCGGACGTGGCCACCGGCGCCACCGCGCAGGCACGGCTGCCGCGTGCCGCGCAGGCCGACGTGCAGCCGGCCACGCCGCCCAGCCAGTGGTGGCGCGCGCTGAATGATCCGCTGCTGGACCAGCTGGTGGACGAAGCTCTGCGCAACAGCCCCAACCTGCGTGCTGCCCAGGCCAAGCTGCTGGCGTCGCGCGCGCTGCATCGCCAGCGCCGTGCCGAGCAGCTGCCCAGCGTGGGCGCCGTCGCCGGCTATGCCAACGTCAAGGCGCCCGATGCGCTTGAAGACAGCGTGCGCGGCCTCGGCGAGAACATCGCCGGCGTGGCCGAGGCCAATGGCCGCCCGCAGGAGGCGGCGCAGCTGCGCCAGCAGTTCGCGGACATCGACCTGGACACCGAGCTGTACGTGGCCGGCTTCGATGCCAGCTGGGAGCTGGACCTGTTTGGTCGCCGTCGTCGCGCAGCCGAGCAGGCCGCCGCCGAAGCCGAGGCCAATGCCGCGGCGCTGGCCGATGCGCAGGTGCAGCTGGCGGCCGAGCTGGCGCAGGTCTACCTGGGCTACCGCAGCAGCCGAGAGCGCATCGCGTTGGCCGAGGTCAATCTGCGCGCCGCCGATGACAGCCTGCAGCTGACCCGACAACGACGCGAGCGCGGTGCCGATTCGGACCTGCAGGTCGAACGCGCGCAGGCCCAGCGCGAGCAGCAGCAGGCCGCGCTGCCGCCACTGCAGGCACAGGCGGACGAGGCGCGTGACGTGCTGGCGCTGATGGTCGGCCGCGAGCCCGGTGCGCTGGACGCGCGGCTGGCCGCCGACCAGCCGTTGCCAGTGTTGCCGGCCAGTGTGCCGGTAGATGACGCGGGCGCGTTGATCCAGCGCCGGCCGGATGTGCGCAAGGCCGAGCGCGAGCTGGCGGCCTCCTCGGCGCAGATCGGCCAGGCGATCTCGGCCTACTTCCCGCAGGTGACCCTGCTGGGCAGCATCGGTGCCGGTGCCACGTCTATTTCCGATCTTGGGCCGGATTCGGCGGCGACCATCGTCGCCCCGTTCCTGCGCTGGTCGCTGTTCGACTTCGGGGTGAACAAGGCGCGCGTGGCGCAGGCCCGGGCCGGCAACGAGGCGCGGCTGGCGGCCTATGAGGGCACGGTGCTGGCCGCGCTGCAGGATGCCAACACGGCGCTGGCCCGGTTCGGCGCCGCCCGCCAGCAGCTGCAGGCCAGCCTGCGCGCCGAGGCCTCGGCCGACCGCTCGCTGGCCCTGATGCAGCAGCGCCGGCAGGCCGGTGCCACCTCGCAGATCGACCTGCTGGACGTGCAGCGCCAGCGCCTGCAGGCCCAGGATGCCGCCGCCCAGG
This genomic stretch from Stenotrophomonas sp. SAU14A_NAIMI4_5 harbors:
- a CDS encoding DHA2 family efflux MFS transporter permease subunit; translated protein: MNATTAPAAPAAEGKADAGAWLAVAAGTIGSFMATLDISIVNAALPTIQGEVGASGTEGTWISTAFLVSEIVMIPLTGWFVRTLGLRTFLLICATLFTAFSVMCGLADSLPMMIAGRVGQGFAGGALIPTALTIVGTRLPPKQQPLGTALFGMTVILGPVIGPLLGGWLTENVSWHYAFFINVPICAGLVALLLLGLPHEKSNWGGLLRADWLGIIGMTAGLSALTVVLEDGQRERWFESTMIVVLSLVSLLGFALLALSQFTSKAPVIRLNILFQRSFGAVFVMVMAVGMILFGVMYMIPQFLAIIAGYNTEQAGYVLLLAGLPTILLMPMMPKMLETVDVRIMVFGGMLCFAAACFVNLGLTPDSIGPHFVIGQLLQGCGLALAMMALNQAAITSVPREYTSDASGLFNAARNLGGSIGLAIISTFQERRATLHIDAIGSSVTSNSTIAQDALHAYGQQLGDATQAMAVLAQTVQMQAMVMAYNDLFWIFGLIVVATLPLVFLLKPLPKGVPLAMH
- a CDS encoding efflux transporter outer membrane subunit, translating into MNLTTLTTSLRPHRLWPATLPLLLAGCMLGPDYVKPDVATGATAQARLPRAAQADVQPATPPSQWWRALNDPLLDQLVDEALRNSPNLRAAQAKLLASRALHRQRRAEQLPSVGAVAGYANVKAPDALEDSVRGLGENIAGVAEANGRPQEAAQLRQQFADIDLDTELYVAGFDASWELDLFGRRRRAAEQAAAEAEANAAALADAQVQLAAELAQVYLGYRSSRERIALAEVNLRAADDSLQLTRQRRERGADSDLQVERAQAQREQQQAALPPLQAQADEARDVLALMVGREPGALDARLAADQPLPVLPASVPVDDAGALIQRRPDVRKAERELAASSAQIGQAISAYFPQVTLLGSIGAGATSISDLGPDSAATIVAPFLRWSLFDFGVNKARVAQARAGNEARLAAYEGTVLAALQDANTALARFGAARQQLQASLRAEASADRSLALMQQRRQAGATSQIDLLDVQRQRLQAQDAAAQARLQLLVRYVALQKSLGLGWQDAPPVAAR